Proteins encoded in a region of the Poecilia reticulata strain Guanapo linkage group LG14, Guppy_female_1.0+MT, whole genome shotgun sequence genome:
- the dtx2 gene encoding putative E3 ubiquitin-protein ligase DTX2 isoform X1, with product MAIVSGSCARVNGSRNGPSVSATTASGSVGQSQPMIAVWEWQDDLGYWRPYSGQVSAYIERCLSPRGHRGGGGAGATSICLGQTDPSLSPYLIDIPSLKQFRQDTGKTRSVRRSLFAQSSGLGSGVYWEWANDEGSWTPYETRTSILLEHSYQARQGTADLGPHGYNYIVDLTSLAQVNKSTGFRRQVRRQCNLPYPLASSGPPPPTCSCQQCLSHSSTGPMPSRSRHSFSSSSLNRPVLQGTGRVAAAHPASVYSPYPRRPLSVGGMSWGSPWPPPSAGQMSAPHLSGSPSANGLSVPSISVQLNGSTSVSSALAGMASILMSAVGLGVHFTSAPLPQQQQQPLQQQQQQPAPFALPPPPPLLPTASRPHSSSSSSVRRAKRQHRRAPAQRSEDVIQRYMEVVADAPEEDCIICMEQLSNPSSYETPPSEEGGQSIVPQAVGKFIKCGHTLHMLCMLAMYNNGTKDGSLQCPSCKTIYGEKTGTQPKGKMEIYSVAQSLPGHPDCGTIQIIYSIPPGIQAPEHPNPGQPFTCRGFPRFCFLPDNDKGRKVLELLKVAWMRRLIFTVGTSSTTGEHDTVVWNGIHHKTEMMSNMSGHGYPDPNYLDNVLSELASQGVTEDCLKPPGGGGSSS from the exons ATGGCGATTGTGTCTGGCTCCTGTGCCAGGGTGAACGGCTCCAGAAATGGGCCTTCGGTGTCGGCCACGACAGCCTCTGGCTCCGTGGGGCAGTCTCAGCCCATGATAGCGGTCTGGGAGTGGCAGGACGACCTGGGCTACTGGCGGCCTTACAGCGGCCAGGTTAGCGCCTACATCGAGCGGTGTCTGTCACCGCGCGGCCACCGGGGAGGCGGAGGAGCCGGCGCTACAAGCATCTGCCTCGGACAGACGGACCCTAGCCTGTCGCCCTACCTCATAGACATACCGAGCCTGAAGCAGTTCCGACAGGACACAG GAAAGACGCGCTCCGTGCGTCGGTCCCTGTTCGCCCAGTCCTCTGGCCTCGGCAGCGGCGTCTACTGGGAATGGGCCAACGACGAAGGCAGCTGGACTCCGTACGAGACCCGGACTTCCATCCTGTTGGAGCACAGCTACCAGGCGCGCCAGGGCACGGCCGACCTCGGCCCCCACGGATACAACTACATCGTGGACCTCACGTCTCTGGCCCAGGTCAATAAATCAACGGGATTCAGGCGGCAGGTGCGGCGGCAGTGCAACCTGCCCTACCCGCTGGCCTCCTCTGGGCCCCCGCCCCCCACCTGTTCCTGCCAGCAGTGTCTGAGCCACAGCAGCACAGGACCAATGCCCAGCCGCTCGCGACATTCCTTCTCCTCCAGTAGCCTGAACAGGCCCGTCCTCCAGGGGACGGGGAGGGTCGCTGCTGCTCACCCCGCTTCCGTCTACTCGCCCTACCCCAGGAGACCCCTCTCTGTGGGGGGGATGTCTTGGGGCAGCCCCTGGCcgccgccctctgctggtcagATGTCTGCGCCTCATCTGAGTGGCTCTCCAAGTGCTAACGGGTTAAG TGTTCCTTCCATCTCTGTGCAGCTGAACGGCTCCACCAGCGTGAGCTCTGCCCTGGCAG GCATGGCCTCCATTTTGATGTCAGCGGTGGGACTCGGCGTGCACTTCACCTCCGCCCCCctccctcagcagcagcagcagcccctgcagcagcagcagcaacaacctGCTCCttttgctcttcctcctcctcctcctctcctccccacAGCCAGCAGGccccacagcagcagcagcagttcagtTAGGAGAGCAAAGAGGCAGCACAGGAGAG CGCCAGCCCAGAGGTCAGAAGACGTGATCCAGCGCTACATGGAGGTTGTGGCTGACGCTCCAGAGGAG GACTGCATCATCTGCATGGAGCAGCTGTCCAACCCGTCCAGCTACGAGACGCCGCCGTCAGAGGAGGGAGGCCAGAGCATCGTGCCGCAGGCCGTCGGGAAATTCATCAAGTGTGGACACACCCTGCACATGCTCTGCATGCTGGCCATGTACAACAACGGAACAAAG GACGGCAGCCTGCAGTGTCCGTCCTGCAAGACCATCTACGGAGAGAAGACCGGCACGCAGCCCAAAGGCAAGATGGAGATCTACAGCGTCGCTCAGTCCCTGCCTGGTCACCCCGACTGCGGCACCATTCAGATCATCTACAGCATCCCACCTGGGATACAG gcCCCGGAGCATCCCAACCCAGGACAGCCGTTCACCTGCAGGGGGTTTCCTCGCTTCTGTTTCCTCCCCGACAACGACAAGGGCAGGAAG GTCCTGGAGCTGCTGAAGGTGGCGTGGATGCGGCGCCTGATCTTCACCGTGGGAACGTCCAGCACCACCGGGGAGCATGACACGGTGGTGTGGAACGGCATCCACCACAAAACCGAGATGATGTCCAACATGTCGGGCCACGGCTACCCCGACCCAAACTACCTGGACAACGTTCTGTCAGAGCTGGCCTCGCAGGGCGTGACAGAGGACTGCCTCAAACCTCcgggcggcggcggcagcagcagttag
- the dtx2 gene encoding putative E3 ubiquitin-protein ligase DTX2 isoform X2, translating into MAIVSGSCARVNGSRNGPSVSATTASGSVGQSQPMIAVWEWQDDLGYWRPYSGQVSAYIERCLSPRGHRGGGGAGATSICLGQTDPSLSPYLIDIPSLKQFRQDTGKTRSVRRSLFAQSSGLGSGVYWEWANDEGSWTPYETRTSILLEHSYQARQGTADLGPHGYNYIVDLTSLAQVNKSTGFRRQVRRQCNLPYPLASSGPPPPTCSCQQCLSHSSTGPMPSRSRHSFSSSSLNRPVLQGTGRVAAAHPASVYSPYPRRPLSVGGMSWGSPWPPPSAGQMSAPHLSGSPSANGLSVPSISVQLNGSTSVSSALAAPAQRSEDVIQRYMEVVADAPEEDCIICMEQLSNPSSYETPPSEEGGQSIVPQAVGKFIKCGHTLHMLCMLAMYNNGTKDGSLQCPSCKTIYGEKTGTQPKGKMEIYSVAQSLPGHPDCGTIQIIYSIPPGIQAPEHPNPGQPFTCRGFPRFCFLPDNDKGRKVLELLKVAWMRRLIFTVGTSSTTGEHDTVVWNGIHHKTEMMSNMSGHGYPDPNYLDNVLSELASQGVTEDCLKPPGGGGSSS; encoded by the exons ATGGCGATTGTGTCTGGCTCCTGTGCCAGGGTGAACGGCTCCAGAAATGGGCCTTCGGTGTCGGCCACGACAGCCTCTGGCTCCGTGGGGCAGTCTCAGCCCATGATAGCGGTCTGGGAGTGGCAGGACGACCTGGGCTACTGGCGGCCTTACAGCGGCCAGGTTAGCGCCTACATCGAGCGGTGTCTGTCACCGCGCGGCCACCGGGGAGGCGGAGGAGCCGGCGCTACAAGCATCTGCCTCGGACAGACGGACCCTAGCCTGTCGCCCTACCTCATAGACATACCGAGCCTGAAGCAGTTCCGACAGGACACAG GAAAGACGCGCTCCGTGCGTCGGTCCCTGTTCGCCCAGTCCTCTGGCCTCGGCAGCGGCGTCTACTGGGAATGGGCCAACGACGAAGGCAGCTGGACTCCGTACGAGACCCGGACTTCCATCCTGTTGGAGCACAGCTACCAGGCGCGCCAGGGCACGGCCGACCTCGGCCCCCACGGATACAACTACATCGTGGACCTCACGTCTCTGGCCCAGGTCAATAAATCAACGGGATTCAGGCGGCAGGTGCGGCGGCAGTGCAACCTGCCCTACCCGCTGGCCTCCTCTGGGCCCCCGCCCCCCACCTGTTCCTGCCAGCAGTGTCTGAGCCACAGCAGCACAGGACCAATGCCCAGCCGCTCGCGACATTCCTTCTCCTCCAGTAGCCTGAACAGGCCCGTCCTCCAGGGGACGGGGAGGGTCGCTGCTGCTCACCCCGCTTCCGTCTACTCGCCCTACCCCAGGAGACCCCTCTCTGTGGGGGGGATGTCTTGGGGCAGCCCCTGGCcgccgccctctgctggtcagATGTCTGCGCCTCATCTGAGTGGCTCTCCAAGTGCTAACGGGTTAAG TGTTCCTTCCATCTCTGTGCAGCTGAACGGCTCCACCAGCGTGAGCTCTGCCCTGGCAG CGCCAGCCCAGAGGTCAGAAGACGTGATCCAGCGCTACATGGAGGTTGTGGCTGACGCTCCAGAGGAG GACTGCATCATCTGCATGGAGCAGCTGTCCAACCCGTCCAGCTACGAGACGCCGCCGTCAGAGGAGGGAGGCCAGAGCATCGTGCCGCAGGCCGTCGGGAAATTCATCAAGTGTGGACACACCCTGCACATGCTCTGCATGCTGGCCATGTACAACAACGGAACAAAG GACGGCAGCCTGCAGTGTCCGTCCTGCAAGACCATCTACGGAGAGAAGACCGGCACGCAGCCCAAAGGCAAGATGGAGATCTACAGCGTCGCTCAGTCCCTGCCTGGTCACCCCGACTGCGGCACCATTCAGATCATCTACAGCATCCCACCTGGGATACAG gcCCCGGAGCATCCCAACCCAGGACAGCCGTTCACCTGCAGGGGGTTTCCTCGCTTCTGTTTCCTCCCCGACAACGACAAGGGCAGGAAG GTCCTGGAGCTGCTGAAGGTGGCGTGGATGCGGCGCCTGATCTTCACCGTGGGAACGTCCAGCACCACCGGGGAGCATGACACGGTGGTGTGGAACGGCATCCACCACAAAACCGAGATGATGTCCAACATGTCGGGCCACGGCTACCCCGACCCAAACTACCTGGACAACGTTCTGTCAGAGCTGGCCTCGCAGGGCGTGACAGAGGACTGCCTCAAACCTCcgggcggcggcggcagcagcagttag